The following are encoded together in the Aggregicoccus sp. 17bor-14 genome:
- a CDS encoding sensor histidine kinase KdpD, with amino-acid sequence MDSSASHRLLTGNARILRLWTERVRAEVAAAAQQPHPILANTMPRFLHYLAEALSPNHPRQEASEGSNIAQEHGGERVRLTGYRLEDLIREYQLLRDVLLEQLAPLTEAEQLTVQRSIDRAVHEACGAYALVAEGLRERLMLSLAHDLRGPLTAARTGAQMILRRPDAPEVARWAQRTLEGLERLDGMVRDLLDLGRVGAGRRLTLTLGPCELGAIARSVVEALEPTHGARFVLTAPEPVPGHWSADALRRGVENLVTNALKYGASERPITLRVVAVQGRAQLTVHNEGSYIPPGERESLFQAFRRSASAEQGAQRGWGLGLPLVRAVAEAHGGSVEVDSDPERGTTFTLDVPLDARPFQDAPTSL; translated from the coding sequence CTGCGGCTGTGGACGGAGCGCGTGCGCGCGGAGGTGGCAGCGGCCGCGCAGCAGCCGCACCCCATCCTGGCGAACACGATGCCGCGCTTCCTGCACTACCTGGCGGAGGCGCTCTCGCCGAACCACCCGCGGCAGGAGGCGAGCGAGGGCAGCAACATCGCGCAGGAGCACGGCGGGGAGCGGGTGCGGCTGACGGGCTACCGGCTCGAGGACCTCATCCGAGAGTACCAGCTGCTGCGCGACGTGCTGCTCGAGCAGCTCGCGCCGCTCACCGAGGCCGAGCAGCTCACGGTGCAGCGCTCCATCGACCGCGCGGTGCACGAGGCCTGCGGCGCCTACGCGCTGGTGGCGGAGGGCTTGCGCGAGCGGCTCATGCTCTCGCTCGCGCACGACCTGCGCGGTCCGCTCACGGCCGCGCGCACGGGGGCGCAGATGATCCTGCGCCGCCCGGATGCGCCCGAGGTGGCGCGCTGGGCGCAGCGCACGCTGGAGGGCCTGGAGCGGCTGGACGGCATGGTGCGCGACCTGCTGGACCTGGGGCGCGTGGGGGCAGGGCGGCGGCTGACGCTGACGCTCGGGCCCTGCGAGCTGGGCGCCATCGCGCGCAGCGTGGTGGAGGCGCTGGAGCCCACGCACGGGGCGCGCTTCGTGCTCACTGCGCCGGAGCCGGTGCCGGGCCACTGGTCCGCGGACGCGCTGCGCCGGGGCGTGGAGAACCTGGTGACCAACGCGCTGAAGTACGGCGCGAGCGAGCGCCCCATCACCCTGCGCGTGGTCGCGGTGCAGGGGCGCGCGCAGCTCACGGTGCACAACGAGGGCTCGTACATCCCGCCCGGGGAGCGCGAGAGCCTGTTCCAGGCCTTCCGCCGCAGCGCCTCCGCGGAGCAGGGCGCGCAGCGCGGCTGGGGGCTGGGGCTGCCCCTGGTGCGCGCGGTGGCCGAGGCCCACGGCGGCAGCGTGGAGGTGGACAGCGACCCCGAGCGCGGCACCACCTTCACGCTCGACGTCCCGCTCGACGCGCGCCCCTTCCAGGACGCGCCGACGAGCCTGTAG
- a CDS encoding winged helix DNA-binding domain-containing protein — protein MARAKSSAAVLTPRALNRALLARQHLLQRAQLTVPQLLEHLVGLQAQAPNPPYYGLWSRLEGFRHEALSGLVQKRKVVRLALMRSTIHLVTARDALRLRPLVQPVLERGLKGNHGRRLVGVDLEAVAQAGRALLEERPRTLSELGEALAPQFPRGAPESLAMAVRCLAPLVQVPPRGLWGVSGGAVHTTAEAWLGRAPEATLTLDALVLRYLGAFGPASVKDVQTWCGLTRLDAVLERLRPRLAVFHDAQGRELFDLPEAPRPPEDAPAPPRLLAEWDNVLLSHAERSRIARAEDLKVKVFTQNGIVPGTVLLDGFVAGTWRLVRERAGTTLRIETFGPLSRRDRGPLGEEAERLLAFAAGDAPRTQVQFVRHAGEAVPSGRGVALR, from the coding sequence ATGGCTCGCGCCAAGTCCTCTGCCGCAGTGCTCACGCCCCGCGCCCTCAACCGCGCCCTGCTCGCGCGCCAGCACCTGCTGCAGCGCGCGCAGCTCACCGTGCCGCAGCTGCTCGAGCACCTCGTGGGCCTGCAGGCGCAGGCGCCGAACCCGCCCTACTACGGCCTCTGGTCGCGCCTCGAGGGCTTCCGCCACGAGGCGCTGAGCGGGCTCGTGCAGAAGCGCAAGGTGGTGAGGCTCGCTCTGATGCGCTCCACCATCCACCTGGTCACGGCGCGAGACGCGCTGCGCCTGCGCCCGCTCGTGCAGCCGGTGCTGGAGCGCGGGCTGAAGGGCAACCACGGCCGCAGGCTCGTGGGGGTGGACCTGGAGGCCGTGGCGCAGGCAGGCCGCGCGCTGCTGGAGGAGCGGCCGCGCACGCTGAGCGAGCTGGGCGAGGCGCTCGCGCCGCAGTTCCCCCGGGGCGCGCCGGAGTCGCTCGCGATGGCGGTGCGCTGCCTCGCGCCGCTGGTGCAGGTGCCGCCGCGCGGGCTGTGGGGCGTGAGCGGCGGGGCGGTGCACACCACGGCCGAGGCCTGGCTGGGGCGTGCGCCCGAGGCCACGCTCACCCTGGACGCGCTGGTGCTGCGCTACCTGGGCGCCTTCGGGCCGGCGAGCGTGAAGGACGTGCAGACCTGGTGCGGCCTCACCCGGCTGGACGCGGTGCTGGAGCGGCTGCGTCCGCGGCTCGCCGTCTTCCACGACGCGCAGGGCCGCGAGCTCTTCGACCTGCCCGAGGCGCCGCGCCCCCCGGAGGACGCGCCCGCGCCGCCGCGCCTGCTCGCGGAGTGGGACAACGTGCTGCTCTCGCACGCGGAGCGCAGCCGCATCGCGCGGGCCGAGGATCTCAAGGTGAAGGTCTTCACGCAGAACGGCATCGTGCCCGGCACGGTGCTGCTGGACGGCTTCGTCGCGGGGACGTGGCGGCTCGTGCGCGAGCGCGCCGGGACCACGCTGCGCATCGAGACCTTCGGGCCGCTCTCGCGCAGGGACCGCGGGCCGCTGGGCGAGGAGGCAGAGCGCCTGCTCGCCTTCGCCGCGGGAGACGCGCCGCGCACGCAGGTGCAGTTCGTCAGACACGCGGGCGAAGCCGTCCCCTCCGGGAGGGGGGTTGCGTTACGCTAG
- a CDS encoding chloride channel protein — protein MPLPPIGRAGRAFAQWLLLGALVGVAAGLASALFLFLLERATQVRLQHEALVWALPLGGLVLGLLQERFGRPVRGGNNLVIDTVHEDSAQLPLRMAPIALVGTVLTHLFGGSAGREGTAVQMGASLADAIAHRFRVSVPTRRELLAAGIAGGFGSVFGTPIAGVVFGLEVVSVGQVSYHALLPALVAAVVGDLVTRGVGIVHTAYPTPAPLPLAPLLLAKWLVFGVAVAAVTVAFVGLTHGLKRLAERHVPRQPLRMALGGAVLVLLWRGVGTGDYLGLGVPVIVRAFVDPGLVPWAFALKLLFTAVTLSVGFLGGEVTPLFFVGACLGNALAGPLGLPLGLAAGVGMAAVFGAAANTPLALSIMAVELLGGAVLPHVVIVTVVAYLLTGQRGIYPAQRIARLKHGGPLLGRLVPLRDLRSEDEAPPGRRK, from the coding sequence ATGCCGCTGCCGCCCATCGGCCGCGCGGGGAGGGCCTTCGCGCAGTGGCTGCTGCTGGGCGCGCTGGTGGGCGTGGCGGCGGGGCTCGCCTCGGCGCTGTTCCTCTTCCTGCTGGAGCGCGCGACGCAGGTGCGCCTTCAGCACGAGGCGCTGGTGTGGGCGCTGCCGCTCGGGGGCCTGGTGCTGGGGCTGCTGCAGGAGCGCTTCGGGCGCCCGGTGCGCGGCGGCAACAACCTGGTCATCGACACCGTGCACGAGGACAGCGCGCAGCTGCCCCTGCGCATGGCGCCCATCGCGCTGGTGGGCACGGTGCTCACGCACCTGTTCGGCGGCAGCGCGGGGCGCGAGGGCACCGCGGTGCAGATGGGCGCGAGCCTCGCGGACGCCATCGCGCACCGCTTCCGCGTCTCGGTGCCCACGCGCCGCGAGCTGCTCGCCGCGGGCATCGCCGGAGGCTTCGGCAGCGTGTTCGGCACGCCCATCGCCGGGGTGGTGTTCGGGCTCGAGGTGGTGAGCGTGGGCCAGGTGAGCTACCACGCGCTGCTGCCCGCGCTGGTGGCGGCGGTGGTGGGAGACCTCGTCACGCGCGGGGTGGGCATCGTGCACACGGCCTACCCCACCCCCGCGCCGCTGCCGCTAGCCCCGCTGCTGCTCGCCAAGTGGCTGGTGTTCGGGGTGGCGGTGGCGGCCGTGACGGTCGCCTTCGTGGGGCTGACGCACGGGCTGAAGCGGCTCGCCGAGCGCCACGTGCCGCGCCAGCCGCTGCGCATGGCGCTGGGCGGCGCGGTGCTGGTGCTGCTGTGGCGCGGCGTGGGCACGGGGGACTACCTGGGCCTGGGCGTGCCGGTCATCGTGCGCGCCTTCGTTGACCCGGGGCTGGTGCCCTGGGCCTTCGCGCTGAAGCTGCTCTTCACGGCGGTGACGCTGTCGGTGGGCTTCCTCGGCGGTGAGGTCACGCCGCTGTTCTTCGTGGGCGCCTGCCTGGGCAACGCGCTCGCGGGGCCGTTGGGGCTGCCGCTCGGGCTCGCGGCCGGCGTGGGAATGGCGGCGGTGTTCGGCGCGGCGGCCAACACGCCCCTCGCCCTCTCGATCATGGCAGTGGAGCTGCTGGGCGGCGCGGTGCTCCCGCACGTGGTCATCGTCACGGTGGTCGCGTACCTGCTCACCGGCCAGCGAGGCATCTACCCGGCGCAGCGCATCGCGCGGCTGAAGCACGGCGGGCCACTGCTCGGGCGGCTCGTGCCGCTGCGCGACCTGCGGTCCGAGGACGAAGCGCCTCCGGGGAGACGGAAGTAG
- a CDS encoding Fur family transcriptional regulator has translation MTLKKRTTSTAARVARSRVPDLQERLRSAGLRSTAPRVAVLRQLQRAARPVSHAELVERLDGEGLDRVTLYRNLNDLADAGLLARTDLGDHTWRFELRPEGTGAHATLHPHFTCTRCGTVSCLPEDAVTLARGRGLPGAVSRKAVEVTLRGRCDRCGDRS, from the coding sequence ATGACTCTCAAGAAGCGCACCACCTCCACCGCAGCCCGCGTCGCCCGTAGCCGTGTCCCCGACCTGCAGGAGCGCCTGCGGTCGGCGGGGCTGCGCAGCACGGCGCCCCGGGTGGCGGTGCTGCGGCAGCTGCAGCGCGCCGCGCGCCCCGTGAGCCACGCGGAGCTGGTGGAGCGGCTGGACGGGGAGGGGCTCGACCGGGTGACCCTCTACCGCAACCTCAATGACCTCGCGGACGCAGGGCTGCTCGCGCGCACGGACCTGGGCGACCACACCTGGCGCTTCGAGCTGCGCCCCGAGGGCACCGGCGCGCACGCCACCCTGCACCCGCACTTCACCTGCACCCGCTGCGGCACGGTGTCCTGCCTCCCCGAGGACGCGGTGACGCTGGCGCGCGGCCGGGGCCTGCCGGGCGCCGTCTCGCGCAAGGCCGTGGAGGTCACCCTGCGGGGCCGCTGCGATCGCTGCGGCGACCGCTCGTGA